From the genome of Anomalospiza imberbis isolate Cuckoo-Finch-1a 21T00152 chromosome 18, ASM3175350v1, whole genome shotgun sequence:
GGGACGTGGGGTCAGGGACACAACGCCCTCTGttcccatcccagcctggccaggagcCACACACAAGATCCAGTGCCCGGGATTTACACGCCTGTGCAGGGCCACACACCCATGTAGGTGCCCACGGAGTTTTTTCCATGACAGAGGCAGTTTCTTACCATAAAACCAGGAGACAGCAATGGtttccagcagcaccactgcCAGGATGGAGCAGCCGGCACCAAACTCCTCCAGCAGCTTCACCACGTAGGCtcccccctggagcagcaggaggagggggaggctGCAGACCCCAGGAGTGGAGGAGGGGATgggggccagggcagggtggTGCCACTGGAACTCACGTAGGTGAGGGTGCTGAGGGAGCCCAGGAAACAGACTGTGATGAGGCCGAGGACAAAGAGCTCCCGTcgccctgccaggacctggggGTACTCGTCCATCACGGCCGTGATCACGGCCTCCAAGCCTCCAAACTGCAAAGGAAATGTTGGTATGGGGTGGGGAatgggctgtggggacagccctgctctCCAAGAAAATCGGCATGGCAGAGCGGGGatgtcccatcccatcccaccccatcccgtcccgtcctgtcccgtcccgtcctgtcccgtcccgtcccatcccatcccatcccatcccaccccatcccatcccatcccatcccatcccatcccatcccatcccatcccatcccatcccattgccATAACTCGCCTTGTCACctgtcaccctgttcttttaaaagttttaaagttattttaaaagttctctataccttctgatgtttacatatttctactggagttctcatgcactgttcatgtaaataaaaattgttttgcattcttctttgtgagaagagagaattgatggactgttagTTTAACCAGTGtagttggagaggtggcaatttcatcctccaatccactgtcacttttggaattccatatattgcgaggtcagaaataaaacttctttttctttttcctttctcttctttttttaatggaaatagaGTGACAGTCACCCCACTATCAGCCATGGGATATGGCCACTCCCAGTCCCTGTTAGGGACACAGCTGGACTGTCCCCTCCTACCGTGCTGTCCAGCCCCAGGGTGATCATCATCAGGAAGAAAATGATGGCGAAGAAGGTGGATCCCACCATGTTGGCAATTGCTTCAGGGTAGGTGATGAAGAGGAGGCTGGGCCCTAGGAGGGGACACTGGCTTGGTTGGCtgttccctggcacagccctgggggtgGGAATTCGCTGGGGGAAgaggctgctggagggaggAGAACCTTTATCTCTGGCGACATCCTCCACCTCCACGTCCCTCATCTCAGCCATGTAGCCCAGCACGGTGAAGATGACGAAGCCTGAGAGGAAGCTGGTGAGGCAGTTCACAGCACTGGTGACCAGTGCATCCCTGGAAGGCAGAAAGGAGGGAGAGACCCCACTCCAGGTCAGCCCTCACCCCGCTCCAGCTGCCCTTGCCTTCCCCCACTCCCGTTCCCTCTCCTGGCCCATCACACCAGAACCATCAGTGAAATGGGGAAAGatgcccagcctgcagccacagggacCAGGAGCTGTTGGCATGTGGCAGTGGGGACCAGGAGCTGTTGGCATGTGGCAGTGGGGACCAGGAGTTGCCAGAACCTGCCTCCgctgcagctgtgcccactgggtTGGACCCTCACCGGTAGCAGTTGTTGTGGAAATGGTTGTAACTGGCCAGAGCAAGGAGGACTCCAAATCCAGGGCCCAAGGAGAAGAAAATCTGTGCAGCAGCATCCACCCAAACCTGGAGGGAGAAACAACAGGAGGATGGGCGGGGCAGGAGGTCcttggggctgggatggagctgggaggtGCCCCACAGTTCCAATGGCATGGACACCCCATGGCACAggggtggggctgtgctggcacaagTGTCCAGacctcctctcctgcctgccccgTGCCCCCAGAAGATGTCCTGGGGGCTGAGGAGCTGTTGTGGCATGGAGTGAGCTCATTcccatcctgcagcagcagtgtcaCCCGTGCTCACCCACGcttggagcagggatggatggaggggaGCCCCGAGCCTGCCGTGCCCACTCCTGCCTGGCACATTCAGTGCTGGCAGCACGGCCCTCATTACCTTTAATGAGAATTCTCAAGTGCTGCCTGGTAATTACCCACAGGAAGCCCATTGTCAGCCCAGGGGGGAGCACAGCACAAACAAAACTGGCCAGAATGAGATGGGTGATTCAATTATGGATTTACATTTCCAAGAGCCTGTCCAGGGCACCTCGTTTCTGTGGGAACAAGGGCCCCATTGCCCTGTGGTGGGGCCAGAACTGTGGGCAGGGTTGGCTGGGTGTCCTAGGGAGGGGTTCTGGGTGCTGCCATGCCCCAGGTCCTACTCACACTCACCGTGGTGCTCAGGAGCTTGCCCCAGTCCGGGCGCAGGTAGAAGACAAcccctctccaggctccagGCAGGGTGGCCCCTCGGATGAGCAGGATGAGCAGGACGACGTAGGGCAGCGTGGCTGTTACCCACACCACCTGGGGAGAGGCAGctgtcaccccgtgtcaccaCCGAGCACCCAAAGCCCCGTGTTGGGCTCACTGGGGGTGGCCTcaggggcaggggctgaggaGGAGGTGACGTTCCCTCTTCCACAGTCAGGTGGGTGGCAAGATCCTACcgggccaggggtccctcctgCCCTGGTAGGGCAGTGCTGAAGCTCTCCTCACCTTCCCGGAGGTTTTCACCCCTTTCCACAGGCTGAAGTAGACGATGgtgaagatgaggaagaggcagaggagcagctgccagcgGATCCCCCCGATGTCATACAGACCCCCGGATTTCTGGATCTCCAGGACCTTCCTCCTGCAGGCAGGGATCCCCATGGCTGGGACCAGGCTCAGCCCCAGGCAGGGAATCCGTGAGCTCCTCAGGAGCATTCCCACCTCCGAgcctgctcccagagcccccttAGGGACGTGCCCAGCTCACACCATCCACATCTGAGCACTTACGTGTAAAACTCCTCGGCGGGGGACCTGGAGAAGTTGGTCCAGGTCACGTTGCTCTTCCCAAAGTAGTTGGTGCAGTCAGGGGTGTTCCAGGGGTTGTCACAGCTCGCCCAGGGCAGGGTGCCCGAGAAGGACGAGTAGAAGTAGTAGAGAGCCCAGGCAATGATGGTGTTGTAGTAGAAGGAGACGTAGAGGCCGATGATGCAGATGGCAAAGCCGATGCCTGGGAAAAGCAGGATCGGGCTCAGCCCTGGGACCCGGCTCTGGGGACCCACTGGGGGTCCCGGTGTCACCCCAGCTGGGGGTCTCTCACCTTTAAAGATGGGGCAGATGCGCTTCCAGATGGGGATGGCACCTGTCCTGTGGAACTGCCCCAGGGCCAGCTCCATGTAGAAGAGGGGCACCCCCCCAAAAACAGCCATCAGCGTGTAGGGGATGAGGAAGGCTCctgcagggtggggagcagagcagggtgaACACCAGGCTGCCAAGGGACCACGGCATTGtcacctccctccctccctcccttctggCACTGCCCCAGCAGGTTTGGATGTGTTTGGGAGAAGTTTTGGAAATGATCTGGTCAGAGGAGCTCAGAGATGTGAGACCCTGCTTGGTGTTGCAGCTTCCCTGGctcccaggacagccctgctgGAGTCCCAGCCCTTGCTGGGGAGGCACCATTTGGCCAGGATGGAACAAAGAACCACACAAACCTTAGGggtgcagggaggggacacccaGCACCCCTCAGGTCTGGAAGAGTTTTGGAGGAAAATCTGACTGAATATGCACAGCCACCCCAAGACACATAATTAGTGCTGTAATCTGCATTATTCATAACATCCTCATTTTTACTGGGGCTACACTTGTACCCCATGGAGCTTTTGGAAGTGGATCTGCTCTCTGAGTTCTGCTGGGATTAGTTAATTTAAGCCCCACGGCTCCTCCCTGTGACAGATGTGAGTGTGGTGCACCCCAACATTCCCAGTattccccaaaaccccagcaCTTCCATCTCTAGTATCCCCAGCACTCCCAGTATCCCCAagatccctgtcacctccagtatcccaaatgtccccagcaccctcctgcagcccccctgTCTGCCTGGCAGGACTGGCCCAAGAGGACCAagtgttttcagtgttttccttcCAGGCAGAGCCCAAGTTGTGGGTGAGCCCAGTGctgcccatcccagtgttcccctTCCATGGGGCTGTGctcccccagagctgccccctgAACTCCTCACCCTCCTGTGTGTGGGGCAGGTGGAAACCTCCCACCTGAAGCACAGGCACGCagaggggctcagctctgctcccagtcccacaggAGCAACTCACAAATAACTGTGTTTCAACGTGGGCACCTGGGATGCACAGTTTTGCCTTGAGTATGGAACTAATTATCTCTTTCTAATTTTCCCAAGCAGTAGAGGATGCTCCCCGAAAGCCAACTTTGGCAATTAAATCCACCGTGCTTTCCCAAACAGCACAAAATTCTCATCCCtcctttttcatttccatgtgAGGGGGTTTTCTATCCTGCTCCATTCCAAGCAATTTATTTAGTTGTTATTTACTGaaggttttttccttcatgGTGTTTCTGTGTCTTCGCTTCCCATTGATCCCTCAAAGCTGGGGCTGCTTGTGAGCTCCAGCCAGCCAGGATCCACAGCAGGAAGGTGGGATGCTCATGAGGATGATTTTAAACCAGGAGCCATCCCGAAGGGCAGCTTCCCAGAGTCCCAAGATCATGAAGTGTGTGAGCCTCCCAGCCCAAATTTACGGATCTTAATCCTTTTCCGCAGTTTGGACCATGCTAATTTTCCCTTTGTGGTCCTAGAGCTGCTAAGGCACCTCTAACCCCactgggaaaggagggaaagaccaggaatggagggaaagagcaggaaaggaggaaaggaccccagggaaggaggatGGAGGGAGTGGAGGAGGATTTTGAATGAAGAAagacacaaaaagaaaagagacaGATGTCGGGAGAAGTTGGGTCAGTCTTTAAACCACCCTGTCTGAAGTGGAGCAGCTGGAAacaaagaaggagaagaaacagTGAATTCTTCAGGGTGGGAAAGatggaaaacaaggaaaaagacATCTTTTCTCCCAAAGAAGACGTAAGTAAGCCCAGTGGTGTCCTTACCCCCTCCGTTCTGGTAGCAGATGTAAGGGAACCGCCAGACGTTGCCCAGATCGACGGCGAATCCGATGACGGAGAGGAGGAAATCCATCTTTTTGCTCCACTTGTCCCTGGGGTGGgtgtgggggtttgggggtgcagggctggcagggggacccaagcagggctgctctgccatCCTGCCACCCCGGCAAATCCTGCAGGATTCAGGCTGAGTAACTTGGGAAGGATTTCTGTGTTGCTGATGACAGATCCGAGGAGGGGAGGGTCAGGCTGACTGCGCTTCCCCACCTCCCGCTGGAAACCCACGGAGGCACGGAGAGCAGCCGGCAGGGAAACAGAGCCGTGCTCTGATCAAaggcagccagggagagcagCCCCCGAGCGGGGGGACCagtgtgaccctgcaggaacCAGCATCATCCCACAGGGACCAGCCTGACCCTGCAGGAACCAGCATCATCCCACAGGGACCAGCCTGACCCTGCAGGAACCAGCATCATCCCACAGGGACcagtgtgaccctgcagggacCGGCATCATCCCACAGGGACCGGCCTGACCCTGCAGGGACCAGCATCATCCCACAGGGACcagtgtgaccctgcagggacCGGCATCATCCCACAGGGACcagtgtgaccctgcagggacCGGCATCATCCCACAGGGACCGGCCTGACCCTGCAGGAACCAGCATCATCCCACAGGGACCAGCCTGACCCTGCAGGAACCAGCATCATCCCACAGGGACCGGCCTGACCCTGCAGGGACCAGCATCATCCCACAGGGACCGGCCTGACCCTGCAGGGACCAGCATCATCCCACAGGGACcagtgtgaccctgcagggacCAGCATCATCCCACAGGGACCGGCCTGACCCTGCAGGGACCAGCATCATCCCACAGGGACCGGCCTGACCCTGCAGGGACCAGCATCATCCCACAGGGACcagtgtgaccctgcagggacCGGCATCATCCCACAGGGACCGGCCTGACCCTGCAGGAACCGACATTATCCCACAGGGACcagtgtgaccctgcagggacCGGCATCATCCCACGGGGACcagtgtgaccctgcagggacCGGCATCATCCCACAGGGACCAGCCTGACCCTGCAGGGACCGGCATCATCCCACAGGGACcagtgtgaccctgcagggacCGGCATCATCCCACAGGGACCGGCCTGACCCTGCAGGGACCAGCATCATCCCACAGGGACCGGCCTGACCCTGCAGGAACCAGCATCATCCCACAGGGACcagtgtgaccctgcagggacCGGCATCATCCCACAGGGACcagtgtgaccctgcagggacCGGCATCATCCCACAGGGACCGGCCTGACCCTGCAGAGACCGGCATCATCCCACAGGGACcagtgtgaccctgcagggacCGGCATCATCCCACGGGGACcagtgtgaccctgcagggacCGGCATCATCCCACAGGGACcagtgtgaccctgcagggacCGGCATCATCCCACAGGGACcagtgtgaccctgcagggacCGGCATCATCCCACAGGGACCGGCCTGACCCTGCAGGGACCGGCATCATCCCACAGGGACcagtgtgaccctgcagggacCGGCATCATCCCACAGGGACCAGCCTGACCCTGCAGGAACCAGCATCATCCCACAGGGACCGGCCTGACCCTGCAGGGACCGGCATCATCCCACAGGGACCGGCCTGACCCTGCAGGGACCAGCATCATCCCACAGGGACcagtgtgaccctgcagggacCGGCATCATCCCACAGGGACCGGCCTGACCCTGCAGGGACCGGCATCATCCCACAGGGACCGGCCTGACCCTGCAGGGACCAGCATCATCCCACAGGGACcagtgtgaccctgcagggacCAGCATCATCCCACAGGGACCGGCCTGACCCTGCAGGGACCAGCATCATCCCACGGGGACCAGCCTGACCCTGCAGGGACCGACCTAGCCCTGCTGGGATCGGCATCACCTCATGGGGACCAGCCTCACCTTGTGAATAAACATCACCCCGTGGGTCCCACCCAGGGGAGGGGATTCCGGCTCAATTTTGGGGCTGAGGTGGTAAAATGGGATGGTGTTTCCTCCTTCCTCTTGACAAATCCTTATTTCTCTCTCCTTGGTGTGTTTTGCTAAGGAGGTGACACTGTTGCTTgcaggggaaatttgggaatcatggagtggtttgggatggaagggacctttaaaggtcatctcaTCCATCTGGGCTCGGCAGGTCTCTCTGGGGCGTGAATTGCTGGGAAAAAGCcacacaaaaatgaaataactttcACAGCTGAGCTGTGACCAGGAGGGGATGGCAGCATCCCCAAAgccactgctctgccctgtgacAGTTTCACAGCAAAATTCATCGCAGTGGAGCgtgtctgtgcagggcttgCACAGACCTGGGGTCACCGGGTCCtcccggggctctgggggcCTCCAGCCCCGGgtttcacagcctttcccatctttaattaaaagaaactACAGGAGGGATGGAGCCGGAGCTGTGGCTCCAGGGCCATGGCCAGCGGGTTGCTGTGACGACGTGACGCAGCTGCCCGGCACGGGAAGCCTCTGGACACTGTTAATCCCTCAGGCACACACACGGGACCCGTTAGGAACCTCCAGTTAaaagcacatttatttttttttgtttgttttctttatgtcTGGCCCTGGCTGCTTTGGCTGTCATAGAatggagtcacagaatcatgcAATTGTTTCGGTTGGAAAAGCCTAAAAGTGGGTCCAGTCCTGTCAGTCCTTCCACAGGGTGGGCTGCACTCCACCCTCTCCTTCTCCACCGTGGGACCTGAATTTATTGTGGCTTTAAGATGAAAAAATTGTTCTttgagcacctctcctgtgaaatACAGCAGTTTTCTGCTGGTGGGGTTACGTGGAGCCACAAGGATGTTCTCCAAAAAGGTGGGGGGGCTCAGggtgctccctgggctggggggagAGCGAGCAGAGATTGGGGGATCCCGGCACAGCCCCTCCATCATTCCCTGCTCTTAAACCTGGTGTGGCTCCCCCCgaacccagccccagcacacagGTGAGGGAGAGTTAATCTGCTGTGGTTTATAGGGGATTTGTGCCCCTCCTGGCACTTCCCAGAGCCGTGCATCCCAACCCTTCAGCGCGGGAGTGGAGATGAGAGCCGAGGCTGTGGGGGCTGCCAGTGGGGCCGCCCTTGTCCCGGTTTTGGGATGCAGGGGAGGAATCCCCGCTGCCTGCGGAGCGTGCCGGGGGAGCGGGGTTTAACCCCCTGACCAAAGATCATCTCGAGGCGTAAATAACAGAACTGAGGCAGCTGGTGTCCCAACAACTGTGAAAAACAGTAGATCATACAGAATAGAGAATAGAAATTagctctttctctgctgctggccCTTCTTTTCTCTGCGTGGTTTACGTGGGGTGGCTCGGTGGGACAAGTGGGAGACCCCTGTGTGTCCACATCCTGCCCCTGCTCAGGAGGGCTCAGCAGATGGGCTCAGGCACGGCCAGGGGTCTCAGGGGTCTGTGGGGTCTGCGGGAAGCAGGGACGGCCCCCAGCATCCCTCGAGCACTGGACAGGGATCCCTTTCCCGATGTGAAGTAGCGGCTGTTCAAACTCTGGCGTCCGTTTCAAACTAAGCTCCTTTCTCTCCCGAAGCGTCTCTTGTTTTCCTCACACCGGGCTATTAAATCACACCCGGGGGGGCCGAGCTGGGCCTGCAGGAACGTCCATGGCCGGAGCTATTCCCACAGCCGCTCCCAGCCGGAGCCGGGCAGGGTTTGCAGCGCAGGGATGCGCACGCTGCGGTCTGGGAGCTCGCTGTGCTCAGGCACGGACCGGGCACGGCGGATGCCCCGCTccagcccagggctgagccGAGCCGTCGGTTCAGTACCTCCATCCCTGACAGACCCCCGGGCTCGCTGGGGAATGAGCCGTGAATGCTCCCGGTGCTCCCGTCCCGCTGCCCCCTCTCCCGGTGCCGCTCATGCGGCTGCGGCTCCCccggcagcggggcagggccgcGCTGTCAAATCGATCACGGGAGAGCTTTGAAATCTCCACGTGTTTTTAGAAACCGCAAGGTGGAAAGAGCTCCTGGAGATGGGGGGAGAGGTGTCTTGGGGACatcgtggaatggtttgggttggaagggaccttaaagatcagccagtgccaccccctgccatggccagggacaccttccactgtcccgggttgctccaagccccatccagcctggcctgggcacttccagggatggggcagccacagctctctgggcaccctgtgccagggcctcagcacttCCAGGGAGGAATTCTTTCCCAATATCCTGTTCCTGCACC
Proteins encoded in this window:
- the LOC137484643 gene encoding sodium-dependent serotonin transporter-like, whose amino-acid sequence is MAEQPCLGPPASPAPPNPHTHPRDKWSKKMDFLLSVIGFAVDLGNVWRFPYICYQNGGGAFLIPYTLMAVFGGVPLFYMELALGQFHRTGAIPIWKRICPIFKGIGFAICIIGLYVSFYYNTIIAWALYYFYSSFSGTLPWASCDNPWNTPDCTNYFGKSNVTWTNFSRSPAEEFYTRKVLEIQKSGGLYDIGGIRWQLLLCLFLIFTIVYFSLWKGVKTSGKVVWVTATLPYVVLLILLIRGATLPGAWRGVVFYLRPDWGKLLSTTVWVDAAAQIFFSLGPGFGVLLALASYNHFHNNCYRDALVTSAVNCLTSFLSGFVIFTVLGYMAEMRDVEVEDVARDKGPSLLFITYPEAIANMVGSTFFAIIFFLMMITLGLDSTFGGLEAVITAVMDEYPQVLAGRRELFVLGLITVCFLGSLSTLTYGGAYVVKLLEEFGAGCSILAVVLLETIAVSWFYGIQRFSHDVKAMLGFTPGLFWKLCWVAISPALLAFIVISSLLDQPPLTLFDYQYPEWSISVGFLIGASSFICVPLYMVYKLVWTPGSLKQRLAVCIRPEKLMRAPQAEGVGMAPVL